A DNA window from Stenotrophomonas sp. 57 contains the following coding sequences:
- a CDS encoding LytTR family DNA-binding domain-containing protein, whose translation MRVVIADDEPLARERLRSLLAAQEGVDVVAEAGNGEQALHACAELQPDLVLLDIAMPGLDGLEAARHLASFEPRPAVVFCTAYDAHALSAFEAAAIDYLMKPVRAERLAAAIARARTFLAGRDGQPQDSGGQQARSMLCARLRGSLRLIPLDDIHYLQAEEKYVVVHHARGEDLIEESLKSLEEEFASRFIRIHRNCLVARHELVELRRGTGGQVQAVLRHGKQPLEVSRRCVATLKQELRHL comes from the coding sequence AGCCTGTTGGCCGCGCAGGAGGGCGTGGATGTGGTAGCCGAGGCCGGCAACGGCGAGCAGGCCCTGCATGCATGCGCGGAGCTGCAGCCGGACCTGGTCCTGCTGGATATCGCGATGCCCGGGCTGGACGGCCTGGAAGCGGCGCGCCATCTGGCCAGCTTCGAGCCGCGTCCGGCGGTGGTGTTCTGCACGGCTTACGACGCGCATGCGCTGTCGGCGTTCGAGGCGGCTGCCATCGACTACCTGATGAAGCCGGTACGTGCCGAGCGCCTTGCTGCAGCGATCGCACGTGCACGCACGTTTCTGGCCGGCCGCGATGGCCAGCCGCAGGACAGCGGCGGGCAGCAGGCCCGCAGCATGCTGTGCGCACGCCTGCGCGGCAGCCTGCGGCTGATTCCGCTGGATGACATCCACTACCTGCAGGCCGAAGAGAAGTACGTGGTGGTGCACCATGCGCGCGGCGAGGACCTGATCGAGGAGTCGCTGAAATCGCTGGAGGAGGAGTTCGCCAGTCGTTTCATCCGCATCCATCGCAACTGCCTGGTGGCGCGCCACGAGCTGGTGGAGCTGCGTCGTGGTACGGGCGGGCAGGTACAGGCGGTGCTGCGGCATGGCAAGCAGCCGCTGGAAGTCAGCCGCCGCTGCGTGGCGACGTTGAAGCAGGAACTGCGGCATCTGTGA